In Prunus dulcis chromosome 1, ALMONDv2, whole genome shotgun sequence, the following are encoded in one genomic region:
- the LOC117627336 gene encoding CSC1-like protein RXW8 isoform X4: MCFYSASGELSWAEDASSAHPFTILGSIYHLECSRRFKVEYKTITKMRLAHITASSSNPSYFTVVVRAIPWSAEESYSDSVRKFFTKYHSSSYLSHQMVYRSGKIQKLMSDAGKVCKILKDASVDQTRKPDLFQCGFCGGASDSFKILSNETESVRGKSSLIDNGVGGRKKVCAAAFVFFKTRYAAVVTSQVLQSSNPMLWVTDMAPEPNDVYWSNLWIPYGQLWIRKIATLLAAIAFMLVFLIPVTFVQGLTQLEFLQQAFPFLRGLLKKKIISQLVTGYLPSVVLILAFYSVPPVMMLFSTAEGCISRSGRKKSACFKVLYFTIWNVFFVNIFTGSLIRQLSVFASVKDIPAQLANAVPAQAKFFMTYVLSSGWASLACELMQIYPLLCNYFRRFILLKDGYNDTLTFPYHTEIPRVLLFGFVGFTCSILVPLILPFLLVYFVLAYLIYRNQILNVYIPKYESGGQFWPMMHNTVIVSLILMQIIALGVFGLRKSPIASGFTIPLLIFTLLFNEYCRQRFHPIFRNHVSEILMEMDKKDEQSGRMEEVYKQLHSAYCQSPVTPDDSFNSGHVNHDEDGDSVQDPENVNPGKEPSQVNPTWDVTFDRAESSQK, from the exons ATGTGTTTTTATAGTGCTTCCGGTGAATTATCATGGGCAGAAGATGCATCATCAGCACATCCCTTTACAATCCTTGGAAGTATTTACCATCTTGAATGTTCAAGAAGGTTCAAAGTG GAATATAAGACCATCACTAAAATGAGGCTGGCGCATATCACTGCATCTTCTTCAAATCCAAGTTACTTTACAGTTGTTGTTCGTGCTATTCCCTGGTCAGCGGAAGAATCATACAGTGATTCAGTAAGAAAATTCTTCACAAAATATCATTCATCAAGCTACTTGTCACACCAAATGGTGTATCGATCTGGTAAAATTCAGAAACTGATG AGCGATGCAGGGAAGGTGTGCAAGATTCTTAAGGATGCCTCTGTTGACCAAACCCGTAAACCAGATTTGTTTCAGTGTGGCTTTTGTGGAGGAGCTTCTGATTCTTTTAAGATTCTCTCGAACGAAACAGAGAGTGTTAGAGGGAAGTCATCCCTTATTGACAATGGTGTGGGTGGAAGAAAAAAG GTGTGTGCTGCTGCTTTTGTCTTTTTCAAGACTCGCTATGCTGCTGTTGTTACTTCACAGGTGCTTCAGTCATCAAATCCCATGTTATGGGTGACAGATATGGCTCCGGAACCAAATGATGTTTATTGGTCAAACCTTTGGATACCGTACGGACAATTGTGGATCCGGAAGATAGCTACACTTCTGGCTGCTATTGCCTTTATGCTTGTGTTTCTTATTCCCGTCACATTTGTTCAAGGCTTGACTCAACTAGAATTTCTACAACAAGCATTTCCATTTCTGAGAGGACTTCTTAAGAA GAAAATTATAAGCCAGCTGGTGACGGGGTACCTGCCAAGTgtggttttaattttggcTTTTTACTCAGTTCCACCAGTTATGATGCTATTTTCGACAGCAGAGGGGTGTATCTCCCGTAGTGGGAGGAAAAAGAGTGCATGCTTCAAAGTCTTATACTTCACAATCTGGAATGtcttttttgttaatatttttacTGGGTCTCTTATCCGCCAATTGAGTGTATTTGCTAGTGTGAAAGACATACCTGCGCAACTTGCCAACGCAGTTCCAGCACAG GCTAAATTTTTCATGACTTATGTTTTATCATCCGGTTGGGCAAGCTTGGCATGTGAACTCATGCAAATTTATCCTCTTCTCTGCAACTATTTCCGAAGGTTCATATTACTCAAGGATGGGTACAATGACACACTAACGTTTCCATATCATACAGAAATTCCTAGAGTACTGCTGTTTGGGTTTGTTGGCTTCACCTGTTCCATCTTGGTTCCCCTAATATTGCCATTCTTGCTGGTTTACTTTGTACTTGCTTACCTTATATATCGAAACCAG ATTCTCAACGTGTATATACCAAAATATGAAAGTGGGGGACAGTTCTGGCCTATGATGCACAATACAGTCATTGTTTCGTTGATTCTTATGCAAATAATTGCCCTCGGTGTCTTTGGATTAAGAAAATCACCAATTGCATCAGGTTTCACTATCCCACTGCTTATTTTCACCCTTCTATTTAACGAGTACTGTCGACAGCGGTTTCATCCGATATTCAGGAACCACGTTTCAGAG ATTCTCATGGAGATGGATAAAAAGGATGAGCAATCGGGGAGGATGGAAGAGGTTTATAAACAGCTGCATTCAGCTTATTGCCAGTCCCCAGTCACCCCTGATGACTCATTCAATTCTGGACACGTGAATCATGACGAGGACGGGGACAGCGTTCAGGATCCAGAGAATGTGAACCCAG GGAAAGAACCTAGCCAAGTAAATCCAACATGGGATGTTACTTTTGATAGAGCAGAATCTAGCCAGAAGTAA
- the LOC117627336 gene encoding CSC1-like protein RXW8 isoform X3: MNLAALLTSAGINIAVCVILFSLYSILRKQPSNVNVYFGRRISIATRRSDPFCLDRFVPSASWLLKAWRTKEEDLLAVGGLDSVVFIRMVVFSLRIFSIAAVVCVFIVLPVNYHGQKMHHQHIPLQSLEVFTILNVQEGSKWLWTHCLALYIITFSACILLYFEYKTITKMRLAHITASSSNPSYFTVVVRAIPWSAEESYSDSVRKFFTKYHSSSYLSHQMVYRSGKIQKLMSDAGKVCKILKDASVDQTRKPDLFQCGFCGGASDSFKILSNETESVRGKSSLIDNGVGGRKKVCAAAFVFFKTRYAAVVTSQVLQSSNPMLWVTDMAPEPNDVYWSNLWIPYGQLWIRKIATLLAAIAFMLVFLIPVTFVQGLTQLEFLQQAFPFLRGLLKKKIISQLVTGYLPSVVLILAFYSVPPVMMLFSTAEGCISRSGRKKSACFKVLYFTIWNVFFVNIFTGSLIRQLSVFASVKDIPAQLANAVPAQAKFFMTYVLSSGWASLACELMQIYPLLCNYFRRFILLKDGYNDTLTFPYHTEIPRVLLFGFVGFTCSILVPLILPFLLVYFVLAYLIYRNQILNVYIPKYESGGQFWPMMHNTVIVSLILMQIIALGVFGLRKSPIASDSHGDG, from the exons ATGAATCTTGCAGCTCTTTTGACTTCTGCTGGAATTAATATAGCTGTGTGTGTGATACTTTTTTCGCTGTATTCGATATTGAGAAAACAACCAAGCAATGTTAATGTCTACTTTGGACGAAGAATTTCAATAGCCACAAGAAGAAGTGACCCCTTCTGCTTGGATAGATTTGTTCCGTCTGCTAGTTGGCTATTGAAAGCCTGGAGAACGAAAGAAGAAGATTTATTGGCTGTTGGTGGCTTGGATTCTGTAGTTTTTATCAGGATGGTTGTTTTCAG CCTTCGAATCTTTTCCATTGCTGCTGTCGTATGTGTTTTTATAGTGCTTCCGGTGAATTATCATGGGCAGAAGATGCATCATCAGCACATCCCTTTACAATCCTTGGAAGTATTTACCATCTTGAATGTTCAAGAAGGTTCAAAGTG GCTCTGGACCCATTGTCTCGCATTGTACATTATTACCTTTTCAGCTTGTATTCTCCTTTACTTT GAATATAAGACCATCACTAAAATGAGGCTGGCGCATATCACTGCATCTTCTTCAAATCCAAGTTACTTTACAGTTGTTGTTCGTGCTATTCCCTGGTCAGCGGAAGAATCATACAGTGATTCAGTAAGAAAATTCTTCACAAAATATCATTCATCAAGCTACTTGTCACACCAAATGGTGTATCGATCTGGTAAAATTCAGAAACTGATG AGCGATGCAGGGAAGGTGTGCAAGATTCTTAAGGATGCCTCTGTTGACCAAACCCGTAAACCAGATTTGTTTCAGTGTGGCTTTTGTGGAGGAGCTTCTGATTCTTTTAAGATTCTCTCGAACGAAACAGAGAGTGTTAGAGGGAAGTCATCCCTTATTGACAATGGTGTGGGTGGAAGAAAAAAG GTGTGTGCTGCTGCTTTTGTCTTTTTCAAGACTCGCTATGCTGCTGTTGTTACTTCACAGGTGCTTCAGTCATCAAATCCCATGTTATGGGTGACAGATATGGCTCCGGAACCAAATGATGTTTATTGGTCAAACCTTTGGATACCGTACGGACAATTGTGGATCCGGAAGATAGCTACACTTCTGGCTGCTATTGCCTTTATGCTTGTGTTTCTTATTCCCGTCACATTTGTTCAAGGCTTGACTCAACTAGAATTTCTACAACAAGCATTTCCATTTCTGAGAGGACTTCTTAAGAA GAAAATTATAAGCCAGCTGGTGACGGGGTACCTGCCAAGTgtggttttaattttggcTTTTTACTCAGTTCCACCAGTTATGATGCTATTTTCGACAGCAGAGGGGTGTATCTCCCGTAGTGGGAGGAAAAAGAGTGCATGCTTCAAAGTCTTATACTTCACAATCTGGAATGtcttttttgttaatatttttacTGGGTCTCTTATCCGCCAATTGAGTGTATTTGCTAGTGTGAAAGACATACCTGCGCAACTTGCCAACGCAGTTCCAGCACAG GCTAAATTTTTCATGACTTATGTTTTATCATCCGGTTGGGCAAGCTTGGCATGTGAACTCATGCAAATTTATCCTCTTCTCTGCAACTATTTCCGAAGGTTCATATTACTCAAGGATGGGTACAATGACACACTAACGTTTCCATATCATACAGAAATTCCTAGAGTACTGCTGTTTGGGTTTGTTGGCTTCACCTGTTCCATCTTGGTTCCCCTAATATTGCCATTCTTGCTGGTTTACTTTGTACTTGCTTACCTTATATATCGAAACCAG ATTCTCAACGTGTATATACCAAAATATGAAAGTGGGGGACAGTTCTGGCCTATGATGCACAATACAGTCATTGTTTCGTTGATTCTTATGCAAATAATTGCCCTCGGTGTCTTTGGATTAAGAAAATCACCAATTGCATCAG ATTCTCATGGAGATGGATAA
- the LOC117614605 gene encoding 1-aminocyclopropane-1-carboxylate synthase 8 → MLSKKASCDSHGQDSSYFLGWQEYEKNPYDPVQNPNGIIQMGLAENQLSFDLVESWLASNPDALGLKRNGGSVFRELALFQDYHGFPAFKNELVEFMAEMRGNRVKFDPNKLVLTAGSTSANETLMFCLAEPGEAFLLPTPYYPGFDRDLKWRTGVEIVPIQCTSENGFQITAPALEEAYQRAQEFNLKVKGVLVTNPSNPLGTTMTTLELNHLIDFALAKEIHIISDEIYSGTVFNSPSFVSIVEAVTERNLEDTELWNRVHIVYSLSKDLGLPGFRVGMIYSNNQTVVSTATKMSSFGLVSSQTQYMLSQMLKDKKFTANYLKENQKRLRKRRQMFVCGLKGAGIRCLKSNAGLFCWVDMRHLLKSNTFEAERELWMKVVCEFGLNISPGSSCHCSEPGWFRMCFANMSEDTLEVAMQRIKALVEPTMVRQSVVSKSTWLQTKWVFQLASYDRESDR, encoded by the exons ATGTTGTCGAAAAAAGCAAGTTGTGACTCACACGGGCAAGACTCTTCCTACTTCCTAGGTTGGCAAGAGTATGAGAAGAACCCTTACGATCCAgttcaaaatccaaacggcATCATTCAGATGGGACTTGCAGAGAATCAA CTTTCGTTTGACTTGGTTGAGTCATGGCTTGCAAGCAACCCGGACGCACTGGGGCTGAAAAGAAATGGAGGATCCGTTTTCAGAGAGCTGGCTCTCTTTCAAGACTATCACGGCTTCCCTGCTTTCAAAAAt GAGCTGGTAGAGTTCATGGCGGAAATGAGGGGTAACAGAGTAAAATTCGATCCAAACAAGCTCGTGCTCACGGCTGGTTCAACTTCTGCAAATGAGACTCTCATGTTTTGCCTTGCTGAGCCCGGCGAAGCGTTCCTCCTTCCCACTCCATACTACCCAGG GTTTGATAGAGATCTTAAGTGGCGTACCGGAGTTGAAATTGTTCCCATACAATGCACAAGTGAAAATGGCTTCCAAATCACTGCGCCTGCATTGGAGGAAGCCTATCAACGAGCCCAAGAATTCAATCTAAAAGTCAAAGGGGTGCTGGTTACAAATCCCTCAAACCCTTTAGGCACAACAATGACAACACTGGAGCTTAACCACCTCATAGACTTTGCTCTTGCAAAAGAAATCCACATAATAAGCGACGAAATATACTCAGGAACAGTCTTCAACTCTCCTAGTTTCGTAAGCATTGTGGAAGCCGTAACCGAAAGAAATCTAGAAGACACTGAACTATGGAACCGCGTTCATATTGTGTACAGCCTCTCTAAGGATCTTGGCCTGCCCGGTTTTCGGGTAGGCATGATATactcaaacaatcaaacagTTGTGTCCACAGCCACAAAGATGTCAAGCTTTGGACTTGTCTCTTCACAAACTCAATACATGCTTTCCCAAATGCTCAAAGACAAGAAATTCACAGCCAATTACTTGAAGGAGAACCAAAAGAGGCTTAGAAAGAGAAGGCAGATGTTTGTTTGTGGGCTGAAAGGGGCAGGGATTAGGTGTTTGAAAAGCAATGCTGGGTTGTTTTGTTGGGTGGACATGAGGCACCTTTTGAAGTCTAACACTTTTGAAGCTGAAAGGGAGCTTTGGATGAAAGTGGTTTGTGAATTTGGGCTCAACATCTCTCCTGGGTCGTCTTGCCATTGCTCTGAACCGGGTTGGTTCAGAATGTGCTTTGCAAACATGTCCGAGGACACACTAGAGGTTGCAATGCAACGTATCAAGGCCCTTGTGGAGCCCACCATGGTTCGCCAATCGGTGGTCTCTAAATCAACTTGGTTGCAGACCAAGTGGGTTTTTCAATTGGCTTCATATGATCGTGAATCAGACCGTTAA
- the LOC117627336 gene encoding CSC1-like protein RXW8 isoform X2: protein MNLAALLTSAGINIAVCVILFSLYSILRKQPSNVNVYFGRRISIATRRSDPFCLDRFVPSASWLLKAWRTKEEDLLAVGGLDSVVFIRMVVFSLRIFSIAAVVCVFIVLPVNYHGQKMHHQHIPLQSLEVFTILNVQEGSKWLWTHCLALYIITFSACILLYFEYKTITKMRLAHITASSSNPSYFTVVVRAIPWSAEESYSDSVRKFFTKYHSSSYLSHQMVYRSGKIQKLMSDAGKVCKILKDASVDQTRKPDLFQCGFCGGASDSFKILSNETESVRGKSSLIDNGVGGRKKVCAAAFVFFKTRYAAVVTSQVLQSSNPMLWVTDMAPEPNDVYWSNLWIPYGQLWIRKIATLLAAIAFMLVFLIPVTFVQGLTQLEFLQQAFPFLRGLLKKKIISQLVTGYLPSVVLILAFYSVPPVMMLFSTAEGCISRSGRKKSACFKVLYFTIWNVFFVNIFTGSLIRQLSVFASVKDIPAQLANAVPAQAKFFMTYVLSSGWASLACELMQIYPLLCNYFRRFILLKDGYNDTLTFPYHTEIPRVLLFGFVGFTCSILVPLILPFLLVYFVLAYLIYRNQILMEMDKKDEQSGRMEEVYKQLHSAYCQSPVTPDDSFNSGHVNHDEDGDSVQDPENVNPGKEPSQVNPTWDVTFDRAESSQK, encoded by the exons ATGAATCTTGCAGCTCTTTTGACTTCTGCTGGAATTAATATAGCTGTGTGTGTGATACTTTTTTCGCTGTATTCGATATTGAGAAAACAACCAAGCAATGTTAATGTCTACTTTGGACGAAGAATTTCAATAGCCACAAGAAGAAGTGACCCCTTCTGCTTGGATAGATTTGTTCCGTCTGCTAGTTGGCTATTGAAAGCCTGGAGAACGAAAGAAGAAGATTTATTGGCTGTTGGTGGCTTGGATTCTGTAGTTTTTATCAGGATGGTTGTTTTCAG CCTTCGAATCTTTTCCATTGCTGCTGTCGTATGTGTTTTTATAGTGCTTCCGGTGAATTATCATGGGCAGAAGATGCATCATCAGCACATCCCTTTACAATCCTTGGAAGTATTTACCATCTTGAATGTTCAAGAAGGTTCAAAGTG GCTCTGGACCCATTGTCTCGCATTGTACATTATTACCTTTTCAGCTTGTATTCTCCTTTACTTT GAATATAAGACCATCACTAAAATGAGGCTGGCGCATATCACTGCATCTTCTTCAAATCCAAGTTACTTTACAGTTGTTGTTCGTGCTATTCCCTGGTCAGCGGAAGAATCATACAGTGATTCAGTAAGAAAATTCTTCACAAAATATCATTCATCAAGCTACTTGTCACACCAAATGGTGTATCGATCTGGTAAAATTCAGAAACTGATG AGCGATGCAGGGAAGGTGTGCAAGATTCTTAAGGATGCCTCTGTTGACCAAACCCGTAAACCAGATTTGTTTCAGTGTGGCTTTTGTGGAGGAGCTTCTGATTCTTTTAAGATTCTCTCGAACGAAACAGAGAGTGTTAGAGGGAAGTCATCCCTTATTGACAATGGTGTGGGTGGAAGAAAAAAG GTGTGTGCTGCTGCTTTTGTCTTTTTCAAGACTCGCTATGCTGCTGTTGTTACTTCACAGGTGCTTCAGTCATCAAATCCCATGTTATGGGTGACAGATATGGCTCCGGAACCAAATGATGTTTATTGGTCAAACCTTTGGATACCGTACGGACAATTGTGGATCCGGAAGATAGCTACACTTCTGGCTGCTATTGCCTTTATGCTTGTGTTTCTTATTCCCGTCACATTTGTTCAAGGCTTGACTCAACTAGAATTTCTACAACAAGCATTTCCATTTCTGAGAGGACTTCTTAAGAA GAAAATTATAAGCCAGCTGGTGACGGGGTACCTGCCAAGTgtggttttaattttggcTTTTTACTCAGTTCCACCAGTTATGATGCTATTTTCGACAGCAGAGGGGTGTATCTCCCGTAGTGGGAGGAAAAAGAGTGCATGCTTCAAAGTCTTATACTTCACAATCTGGAATGtcttttttgttaatatttttacTGGGTCTCTTATCCGCCAATTGAGTGTATTTGCTAGTGTGAAAGACATACCTGCGCAACTTGCCAACGCAGTTCCAGCACAG GCTAAATTTTTCATGACTTATGTTTTATCATCCGGTTGGGCAAGCTTGGCATGTGAACTCATGCAAATTTATCCTCTTCTCTGCAACTATTTCCGAAGGTTCATATTACTCAAGGATGGGTACAATGACACACTAACGTTTCCATATCATACAGAAATTCCTAGAGTACTGCTGTTTGGGTTTGTTGGCTTCACCTGTTCCATCTTGGTTCCCCTAATATTGCCATTCTTGCTGGTTTACTTTGTACTTGCTTACCTTATATATCGAAACCAG ATTCTCATGGAGATGGATAAAAAGGATGAGCAATCGGGGAGGATGGAAGAGGTTTATAAACAGCTGCATTCAGCTTATTGCCAGTCCCCAGTCACCCCTGATGACTCATTCAATTCTGGACACGTGAATCATGACGAGGACGGGGACAGCGTTCAGGATCCAGAGAATGTGAACCCAG GGAAAGAACCTAGCCAAGTAAATCCAACATGGGATGTTACTTTTGATAGAGCAGAATCTAGCCAGAAGTAA
- the LOC117627336 gene encoding CSC1-like protein RXW8 isoform X1 produces MNLAALLTSAGINIAVCVILFSLYSILRKQPSNVNVYFGRRISIATRRSDPFCLDRFVPSASWLLKAWRTKEEDLLAVGGLDSVVFIRMVVFSLRIFSIAAVVCVFIVLPVNYHGQKMHHQHIPLQSLEVFTILNVQEGSKWLWTHCLALYIITFSACILLYFEYKTITKMRLAHITASSSNPSYFTVVVRAIPWSAEESYSDSVRKFFTKYHSSSYLSHQMVYRSGKIQKLMSDAGKVCKILKDASVDQTRKPDLFQCGFCGGASDSFKILSNETESVRGKSSLIDNGVGGRKKVCAAAFVFFKTRYAAVVTSQVLQSSNPMLWVTDMAPEPNDVYWSNLWIPYGQLWIRKIATLLAAIAFMLVFLIPVTFVQGLTQLEFLQQAFPFLRGLLKKKIISQLVTGYLPSVVLILAFYSVPPVMMLFSTAEGCISRSGRKKSACFKVLYFTIWNVFFVNIFTGSLIRQLSVFASVKDIPAQLANAVPAQAKFFMTYVLSSGWASLACELMQIYPLLCNYFRRFILLKDGYNDTLTFPYHTEIPRVLLFGFVGFTCSILVPLILPFLLVYFVLAYLIYRNQILNVYIPKYESGGQFWPMMHNTVIVSLILMQIIALGVFGLRKSPIASGFTIPLLIFTLLFNEYCRQRFHPIFRNHVSEILMEMDKKDEQSGRMEEVYKQLHSAYCQSPVTPDDSFNSGHVNHDEDGDSVQDPENVNPGKEPSQVNPTWDVTFDRAESSQK; encoded by the exons ATGAATCTTGCAGCTCTTTTGACTTCTGCTGGAATTAATATAGCTGTGTGTGTGATACTTTTTTCGCTGTATTCGATATTGAGAAAACAACCAAGCAATGTTAATGTCTACTTTGGACGAAGAATTTCAATAGCCACAAGAAGAAGTGACCCCTTCTGCTTGGATAGATTTGTTCCGTCTGCTAGTTGGCTATTGAAAGCCTGGAGAACGAAAGAAGAAGATTTATTGGCTGTTGGTGGCTTGGATTCTGTAGTTTTTATCAGGATGGTTGTTTTCAG CCTTCGAATCTTTTCCATTGCTGCTGTCGTATGTGTTTTTATAGTGCTTCCGGTGAATTATCATGGGCAGAAGATGCATCATCAGCACATCCCTTTACAATCCTTGGAAGTATTTACCATCTTGAATGTTCAAGAAGGTTCAAAGTG GCTCTGGACCCATTGTCTCGCATTGTACATTATTACCTTTTCAGCTTGTATTCTCCTTTACTTT GAATATAAGACCATCACTAAAATGAGGCTGGCGCATATCACTGCATCTTCTTCAAATCCAAGTTACTTTACAGTTGTTGTTCGTGCTATTCCCTGGTCAGCGGAAGAATCATACAGTGATTCAGTAAGAAAATTCTTCACAAAATATCATTCATCAAGCTACTTGTCACACCAAATGGTGTATCGATCTGGTAAAATTCAGAAACTGATG AGCGATGCAGGGAAGGTGTGCAAGATTCTTAAGGATGCCTCTGTTGACCAAACCCGTAAACCAGATTTGTTTCAGTGTGGCTTTTGTGGAGGAGCTTCTGATTCTTTTAAGATTCTCTCGAACGAAACAGAGAGTGTTAGAGGGAAGTCATCCCTTATTGACAATGGTGTGGGTGGAAGAAAAAAG GTGTGTGCTGCTGCTTTTGTCTTTTTCAAGACTCGCTATGCTGCTGTTGTTACTTCACAGGTGCTTCAGTCATCAAATCCCATGTTATGGGTGACAGATATGGCTCCGGAACCAAATGATGTTTATTGGTCAAACCTTTGGATACCGTACGGACAATTGTGGATCCGGAAGATAGCTACACTTCTGGCTGCTATTGCCTTTATGCTTGTGTTTCTTATTCCCGTCACATTTGTTCAAGGCTTGACTCAACTAGAATTTCTACAACAAGCATTTCCATTTCTGAGAGGACTTCTTAAGAA GAAAATTATAAGCCAGCTGGTGACGGGGTACCTGCCAAGTgtggttttaattttggcTTTTTACTCAGTTCCACCAGTTATGATGCTATTTTCGACAGCAGAGGGGTGTATCTCCCGTAGTGGGAGGAAAAAGAGTGCATGCTTCAAAGTCTTATACTTCACAATCTGGAATGtcttttttgttaatatttttacTGGGTCTCTTATCCGCCAATTGAGTGTATTTGCTAGTGTGAAAGACATACCTGCGCAACTTGCCAACGCAGTTCCAGCACAG GCTAAATTTTTCATGACTTATGTTTTATCATCCGGTTGGGCAAGCTTGGCATGTGAACTCATGCAAATTTATCCTCTTCTCTGCAACTATTTCCGAAGGTTCATATTACTCAAGGATGGGTACAATGACACACTAACGTTTCCATATCATACAGAAATTCCTAGAGTACTGCTGTTTGGGTTTGTTGGCTTCACCTGTTCCATCTTGGTTCCCCTAATATTGCCATTCTTGCTGGTTTACTTTGTACTTGCTTACCTTATATATCGAAACCAG ATTCTCAACGTGTATATACCAAAATATGAAAGTGGGGGACAGTTCTGGCCTATGATGCACAATACAGTCATTGTTTCGTTGATTCTTATGCAAATAATTGCCCTCGGTGTCTTTGGATTAAGAAAATCACCAATTGCATCAGGTTTCACTATCCCACTGCTTATTTTCACCCTTCTATTTAACGAGTACTGTCGACAGCGGTTTCATCCGATATTCAGGAACCACGTTTCAGAG ATTCTCATGGAGATGGATAAAAAGGATGAGCAATCGGGGAGGATGGAAGAGGTTTATAAACAGCTGCATTCAGCTTATTGCCAGTCCCCAGTCACCCCTGATGACTCATTCAATTCTGGACACGTGAATCATGACGAGGACGGGGACAGCGTTCAGGATCCAGAGAATGTGAACCCAG GGAAAGAACCTAGCCAAGTAAATCCAACATGGGATGTTACTTTTGATAGAGCAGAATCTAGCCAGAAGTAA